A genomic stretch from Bos mutus isolate GX-2022 chromosome 4, NWIPB_WYAK_1.1, whole genome shotgun sequence includes:
- the ING3 gene encoding inhibitor of growth protein 3 isoform X2: MLYLEDYLEMIEQLPMDLRDRFTEMREMDLQVQNAMDQLEQRVSEFFMNAKKNKPEWREEQMASIKKDYYKALEDADEKVQLANQIYDL, from the exons ATGTTGTACCTAGAGGACTATCTGGAAA TGATTGAGCAGCTTCCAATGGACCTGAGGGATCGCTTCACTGAGATGCGCGAGATGGACCTGCAGGTGCAGA ATGCAATGGATCAGCTAGAACAAAGAGTCAGTGAATTCTTcatgaatgcaaagaaaaataagccaGAGTGGCGAGAAGAACAAATGGCATCCATCAAAAAG GATTACTATAAAGCTTTGGAAGATGCAGACGAGAAGGTTCAGTTGGCAAACCAGATATATGACTTG tag